A genomic window from Streptomyces sp. NBC_01429 includes:
- a CDS encoding NUDIX hydrolase gives MGIDLFDVERLLLTEAAEPPLLPQDAEARDRVWDRAVRANPALFDGPVVACGGLERTDPRVLRLSWVRVTYRHYALRRVPGATALPSLFVNVAQPTDDGRVLAARMSPSTAAPGRWQLPGGSVEPPQDGALLDESALAGQAARELAEELGISAAAEVLKLWVVTRGENGSVGLTYLAPALPEAVVRADFTAAAAAERIQGRESELDDIALVRTPDELAGLAGPHADYLKPIVSRFSGGC, from the coding sequence GTGGGCATTGACCTTTTCGACGTCGAACGGCTCCTGCTGACCGAAGCCGCGGAACCACCGCTGCTGCCCCAGGACGCCGAGGCCCGGGACCGGGTGTGGGACAGGGCGGTCCGGGCCAACCCCGCCCTGTTCGACGGGCCCGTGGTGGCGTGCGGGGGACTGGAGCGGACCGACCCGCGCGTCCTGCGCCTTTCCTGGGTGCGGGTGACCTACCGGCACTACGCATTGCGTCGCGTTCCCGGCGCCACGGCGCTGCCCTCGTTGTTCGTGAACGTCGCTCAGCCGACCGACGACGGCCGTGTGCTGGCAGCGAGGATGTCGCCCTCCACGGCCGCCCCGGGTCGCTGGCAGCTGCCGGGTGGATCTGTGGAACCGCCACAGGACGGGGCGTTGCTGGACGAGTCGGCACTGGCCGGCCAAGCCGCGCGTGAACTCGCCGAGGAGTTGGGGATCAGCGCGGCGGCCGAGGTTCTGAAGCTGTGGGTAGTCACCCGCGGCGAGAACGGCAGTGTCGGTCTGACCTACCTTGCCCCGGCTCTTCCCGAAGCGGTAGTGCGCGCGGACTTCACCGCCGCTGCGGCGGCCGAGCGCATCCAGGGCCGTGAATCCGAACTCGACGACATCGCCCTGGTGCGCACACCGGACGAACTCGCCGGTCTG
- a CDS encoding thiol-disulfide oxidoreductase DCC family protein, whose product MRRLTVLYDADCPLCVHLRAWLIRQPQLVPLDMVPAASAEARRRFPGLDHASTLKEITVIGDRGQVYRSTAALIVCLWALAEHRPRANWLATPAGTPFARVSILAAAKYRARTAASCDGACEAPAPSD is encoded by the coding sequence GTGCGGCGGCTGACGGTGCTGTACGACGCGGACTGCCCGCTCTGCGTGCACCTGCGGGCCTGGCTGATCCGGCAGCCCCAGCTCGTACCGCTCGACATGGTCCCGGCCGCTTCGGCGGAGGCCCGGCGGCGGTTTCCGGGCCTCGACCACGCGTCGACGCTCAAGGAGATCACCGTCATCGGGGACCGGGGCCAGGTCTACCGCTCCACCGCCGCCCTGATCGTCTGCCTCTGGGCGCTGGCCGAGCACCGGCCCAGGGCCAACTGGCTGGCCACCCCGGCCGGTACCCCCTTCGCCCGGGTCAGCATCCTGGCCGCCGCCAAGTACCGGGCGCGGACGGCGGCCTCCTGCGACGGGGCGTGCGAAGCGCCCGCGCCCTCGGATTAG
- a CDS encoding TetR/AcrR family transcriptional regulator, translated as MKDEKDEKDTKPPAPAPAPASAPKSEQTRTLILETALRLFAERGYDKTTMRAIAKEAGVSVGNAYYYFSSKEHLVQGFYDRIATEHRAAIRPVLDREVRLEARLAGVLTAWLDIAEPYREFAAQFFKNAADPDSPLSPFSPESEHTREAAVSVHREVLAGSRTKVPAELAATLPEVMWLAQMGLVLFWVYDRSEGSERSRLLARRGARLTARTVALSRFRVLRPLVREVHELFADFLPGMARTAASRAGKS; from the coding sequence GTGAAGGACGAGAAGGACGAGAAGGACACGAAGCCCCCCGCCCCGGCGCCCGCCCCGGCCTCCGCGCCCAAGAGCGAGCAGACCCGCACCCTCATCCTCGAAACCGCGCTGCGGCTGTTCGCCGAGCGCGGTTACGACAAGACGACGATGCGGGCCATCGCCAAGGAGGCCGGGGTCTCCGTCGGGAACGCGTACTACTACTTCTCGTCCAAGGAACATCTCGTCCAGGGCTTCTACGACCGGATCGCCACCGAGCACCGCGCGGCGATCCGGCCCGTGCTGGACCGGGAGGTCCGGCTGGAGGCGCGGCTGGCCGGTGTGCTGACGGCATGGCTCGACATCGCTGAGCCGTACCGCGAGTTCGCCGCCCAGTTCTTCAAGAACGCGGCGGACCCCGACAGCCCGCTCAGCCCCTTCTCCCCCGAATCCGAGCACACCCGCGAGGCGGCCGTCTCCGTCCACCGTGAGGTGCTGGCCGGCTCCAGGACGAAGGTTCCGGCGGAGCTGGCGGCCACCCTCCCCGAGGTGATGTGGCTGGCCCAGATGGGGCTCGTGCTGTTCTGGGTGTACGACCGCTCGGAAGGCTCGGAGCGCTCCCGCCTGCTGGCGCGGCGCGGCGCCCGGCTGACCGCCCGCACCGTGGCGCTCTCCCGCTTCCGGGTGCTGCGTCCGCTCGTACGCGAGGTGCACGAGCTGTTCGCGGACTTCCTGCCGGGCATGGCGCGGACGGCCGCCTCCCGGGCCGGGAAGTCCTGA
- a CDS encoding metallophosphoesterase, with amino-acid sequence MVVVVVLVALVAVALVAAAHWYVWLRLVRDTTAPGGLARRAGTVAAVVLPLLAVGAAVSGRAGAPFWLQRALAWPGFLWLAVLLYLLLALVVGEAVRPLLRRLPARRRDGEAARSKGGVPAEPTPETAPVPEPEPASVPRAPERATPPPAADSAPAAASAAEPVPASALASPAVSPAGASAAPSAAPSRRLFVSRVVGGAAAAAALATVGNGMYGVMRGPRVKRLTVPLAKLPRAAHGFRIAVVSDIHLGPILGRAHSRRIVDTINATRPDLIAVVGDMVDGSVENLGPAAEPLADLEARHGAFFVTGNHEYFSGAAEWVDHVRELGMRPLENERVEIAGFDLAGVNDVAGESEGSGPDFGKALGDRDRARASVLLAHQPVVIHDAVRHGVDLQLSGHTHGGQLWPGNYLAELANPTVAGLERYEDTQLYVSRGAGAWGPPVRVGAPSDITVVELASRQA; translated from the coding sequence GTGGTGGTCGTCGTCGTTCTGGTGGCGCTCGTCGCCGTCGCGCTGGTCGCGGCGGCTCATTGGTACGTATGGCTGCGCCTGGTACGCGATACGACGGCCCCGGGGGGCCTCGCCCGCCGGGCGGGCACGGTCGCCGCGGTGGTCCTGCCGCTGCTGGCCGTGGGCGCTGCCGTCTCAGGGCGCGCGGGCGCGCCCTTCTGGTTGCAGCGGGCGCTGGCCTGGCCGGGGTTCCTCTGGCTGGCGGTGCTGCTGTATCTGCTGCTGGCACTGGTGGTGGGCGAGGCGGTACGGCCTCTACTGAGGAGACTGCCAGCGCGCCGCCGGGACGGCGAGGCGGCGCGGTCCAAGGGAGGGGTGCCCGCGGAACCGACGCCCGAGACGGCGCCCGTGCCGGAGCCCGAGCCCGCCTCCGTACCCCGGGCGCCGGAGCGCGCCACGCCGCCCCCGGCCGCTGACTCTGCCCCGGCAGCTGCCTCTGCCGCCGAGCCGGTACCGGCGTCCGCGCTCGCGTCGCCTGCCGTGTCGCCTGCCGGGGCGTCCGCCGCGCCGTCCGCCGCACCGTCCCGCAGGCTGTTCGTCTCCCGTGTCGTCGGTGGCGCCGCTGCCGCCGCCGCCCTCGCGACCGTGGGCAACGGCATGTACGGCGTGATGCGCGGCCCCCGCGTGAAGCGGCTCACCGTCCCGCTCGCCAAGCTGCCGCGCGCCGCCCACGGCTTCCGTATCGCCGTCGTCAGCGACATCCACCTCGGCCCGATCCTGGGCCGCGCCCACTCCCGGCGCATCGTCGACACCATCAACGCCACCCGGCCCGACCTGATCGCGGTCGTCGGCGACATGGTCGACGGCAGCGTCGAGAACCTGGGCCCGGCGGCCGAGCCGCTCGCGGACCTGGAGGCGCGGCACGGCGCGTTCTTCGTCACCGGCAACCACGAGTACTTCTCGGGCGCCGCGGAATGGGTCGACCACGTACGCGAACTGGGCATGCGGCCCCTGGAGAACGAGCGCGTCGAGATCGCCGGCTTCGATCTGGCGGGCGTCAACGACGTCGCGGGCGAGAGCGAGGGCTCGGGGCCCGACTTCGGCAAGGCCCTCGGCGACCGCGACCGGGCCAGGGCGTCCGTACTCCTCGCCCATCAGCCCGTGGTCATCCACGACGCGGTGCGCCACGGCGTCGACCTCCAGCTCTCCGGCCACACCCACGGCGGGCAGCTGTGGCCCGGCAACTACCTTGCCGAGCTGGCCAACCCCACCGTCGCCGGTCTGGAACGGTACGAGGACACCCAGCTCTACGTGTCGCGCGGCGCGGGCGCCTGGGGCCCGCCCGTACGGGTCGGCGCGCCCTCCGACATCACGGTCGTGGAGCTGGCCTCCCGGCAGGCGTGA